In Dryobates pubescens isolate bDryPub1 chromosome 15, bDryPub1.pri, whole genome shotgun sequence, the following proteins share a genomic window:
- the LPCAT3 gene encoding LOW QUALITY PROTEIN: lysophospholipid acyltransferase 5 (The sequence of the model RefSeq protein was modified relative to this genomic sequence to represent the inferred CDS: deleted 1 base in 1 codon) translates to MGAEGAANGAGAAVLVLLPGSRSYRPAGRPGEKMAVTGSGWGLAQLAEALGSSEQALRLILSILMGYPFALFQRYFLFQKETYLIHLYNVFTGLSIAYFNFGMHCFHSLLCVLIQFLILRLMGRTVTAVLTTFCFQMTYLMAGYYCTATEHYDIKWTMPHCVLTLKLIGLAIDYYDGGKDPEFLTPEQQRFAVRGVPALLEVSGFSYFYGAFMVGPQFSMTDYQKLARGEMTDVQGQRPNSFVPALKRLSLGLVFLVTYTLASPYISDDYLISDDYMEKPLWFRCGYIMIWGKVILYKYVTCWLVTEGVCILVGLGYNGKDERGKPLWDACANMKVWLYETTPLFTGTIASFNTNTNAWVARYIFKRLKFLGNKLLSQALALFFLAIWHGLHSGYLVCFQMELLIVIVERQIINLIQDSPPLNTLASITALRPLFYVLQQANHWMFMGYSLVPFCLFTWDKWMKVYRSVYFCGHVLFLTLLLAMPYIRRSLVPRKEKLKRAE, encoded by the exons ATGGGCGCGGAGGGGGCCGCGAACGGTGCGGGGGCTGCggtg ctggtgctgctgccgGGTTCGAGGAGCTACCGGCCGGCGGGGCGGCCGGGGGAGAAGATGGCGGTGACGGGGTCCGGCTGGGGCCTGGCCCAGCTGGCCGAGGCCCTGGGCTCGTCGGAACAGGCGCTGCGCCTCATTCTGTCCATCCTGATGG gatATCCTTTTGCCTTGTTCCAGCGCTATTTCCTCTTCCAGAAGGAGACCTACCTCATCCATCTCTACAATGTGTTCACAGGACTCTCAATTGCTTACTTCAATTTTG GGATGCATTGTTTTCAttccctgctctgtgtcctaATCCAGTTCCTCATACTGAGACTCATGGGTCGCACAGTCACTGCCGTCTTGACCACCTTCTGCTTTCAGATG ACATACCTTATGGCTGGCTACTACTGCACAGCCACCGAGCACTACGACATCAAGTGGACAATGCCACACTGTGTCTTAACACTCAAGCTGATTG GTCTGGCCATCGATTACTACGATGGAGGAAAAGATCCG GAGTTCCTGACCCCTGAGCAGCAGCGATTTGCTGTCCGGGGCGTTCCTGCCTTGCTGGAGGTCTCAGGATTCTCCTATTTCTATGGTGCCTTCATGGTGGGGCCTCAGTTCTCCATGACAGACTATCAGAAACTGGCAAGGGGTGAGATGACTGACGTCCAAGGCCAGAGACCCAACAG TTTTGTGCCTGCTCTCAAGCGCCTGAGTTTGGGTCTGGTGTTTCTCGTGACCTATACCTTGGCAAGCCCATATATCTCTGATGACTACCTCATCTCAGATGATTACATG GAGAAGCCTCTCTGGTTCCGCTGTGGCTACATCATGATCTGGGGCAAAGTCATCCTCTACAAATACGTCACTTGCTGGCTCGTTACG GAAGGTGTTTGCATCCTGGTTGGTCTGGGGTACAACGGGAAGGATGAGAGAGGAAAGCCCCTGTGGGATGCCTGTGCCAACATGAAGGTGTGGCTGTACGAGACAACTCCTCTGTTCACGGGGACCATTGCCTCCTTCAACACCAACACCAACGCCTGGGTCGCCCG ctacATCTTCAAGCGTCTGAAGTTCCTGGGTAACAAATTGCTGTCCCAGGCACTGGCCCTGTTCTTCCTGGCCATCTGGCACGGGCTGCACTCTGGCTACCTGGTGTGCTTTCAGATGGAGCTGCTCATAGTCATCGTTGAGAGACAG ATTATCAACCTGATCCAGGACAGCCCTCCTCTCAACACCTTGGCCTCCATCACTGCCTTGAGGCCCCTCTTCTatgtgctgcagcaggccaACCACTGGATGTTCATGGGTTACTCTCTGGTGCCATTTTGCCTTTTCACCTGGGACAAATGGATGAAG GTGTACAGGTCTGTTTATTTCTGTGGACACGTGCTTTTCCTCACCTTACTCCTGGCGATGCCTTACATCCGCAGATCGCTTGTGCCACGGAAAGAAAAGCTAAAGAGAGCAGAGTAA
- the EMG1 gene encoding ribosomal RNA small subunit methyltransferase NEP1, with protein sequence MASPRQRREEVAEDEDSLPLAKRPRGQRRLLVVLEGASLETVKVGKTFELLNCDKHKALLLRNGRDPGEVRPDITHQSLLMLMDSPLNRAGLLQVYIHTQKNVLIEVNPQTRIPRTFDRFCGLMVQLLHKLSVRAADGPQKLLKVIKNPVSDHLPVGCMKMGTSFAVPQVSDLRQLVPAAEPVAIVVGAFAHGSVSVDYTEKMISISNYPLSAALTCAKITTAFEEAWGVV encoded by the exons ATGGCGTCGCCCAGGCAGCGGCGTGAGGAGGTGGCGGAGGATGAAGATAGTTTGCCTTTGGCCAAGCGACCCCGCGGGCAGCGGCGGCTTTTGGTGGTGCTGGAAGGGGCGAGTCTGGAGACGGTGAAG GTAGGGAAGACGTTCGAGCTCCTCAACTGCGACAAGCACAAGGCACTGCTGCTACGGAACGGCCGGGACCCCGGGGAGGTGCGGCCCGACATCACCCACCAG AGCCTTCTGATGCTCATGGACAGCCCACTGAATCGGGCTGGCCTCCTGCAGGTTTACATCCACACCCAGAAGAATGTTCTAATTGAAGTAAATCCCCAGACTAGGATCCCAAGAACTTTTGATCGGTTCTGTGGTCTCATGG TTCAGTTGCTGCACAAGCTCAGTGTTCGAGCAGCTGATGGGCCTCAGAAACTGCTGAAG GTGATTAAAAACCCAGTGagtgatcacctccctgtgggCTGTATGAAGATGGGGACCTCTTTTGCAGTTCCCCAGGTGTCAGACCTGCGTCAGCTGGTTCCTGCAGCGGAGCCAGTGGCCATTGTTGTGGGAGCTTTTGCCCACGGTTCA GTCAGTGTTGACTACACAGAAAAGATGATCTCCATCAGCAACTatcccctctctgctgccttgacCTGTGCCAAAATTACTACTGCCTTTGAGGAAGCCTGGGGAGTAGTGTGA
- the PHB2 gene encoding prohibitin-2 produces MAQNLKDLAGRLPAGPRGVGTALKLLLGAGALAYGVRESVFIVEGGQRAIFFNRIGGVQQDTILAEGLHFRIPWFQYPIIYDIRARPRKISSPTGSKDLQMVNISLRVLTRPNAAELPSMYQRLGLDYEERVLPSIVNEVLKSVVAKFNASQLITQRAQVSLLIRRELTERAKDFSLILDDVAITELSFSREYTAAVEAKQVAQQEAQRAQFLVEKAKQEQKQKIVQAEGEATAAKMLGEALSRNPGYIKLRKIRAAQNISKTIAGSQNRVYLTADNLVLNLQDEGFTSDSLLLKQGKK; encoded by the exons ATGGCGCAGAACCTGAAGGACCTGGCAGGGCGGCTGCCTGCCGGGCCGCGCGGCGTGGGCACTGccctcaagctgctgctgggcgcCGGCGCCCTGGCCTATGGCGTCCGCGAATCTGTCTTCATCG TGGAAGGTGGCCAGCGGGCCATCTTCTTCAACCGCATCGGCGGCGTCCAGCAGGACACCATCCTCGCCGAGGGGCTGCACTTCAG GATCCCCTGGTTCCAGTACCCCATCATCTACGACATTCGAGCCAGGCCGCGCAAAATCTCCTCCCCCACCGGCTCCAAAG ACTTGCAGATGGTGAACATTTCGCTGCGCGTCCTCACACGCCCCAACGCTGCGGAGCTGCCCAGCATGTACCAGCGCCTGGGCCTGGACTATGAGGAGCGGGTGCTGCCTTCCATTGTTAACGAAGTGCTCAAGAGCGTGGTGGCCAAGTTTAACGCGTCGCAGCTCATCACCCAGAGAGCCCAG gtgtccctgctcatcaGGCGAGAGCTGACGGAGCGAGCCAAGGACTTCAGCCTCATCCTGGACGATGTGGCCATCACAGAGCTGAGCTTCAGCCGTGAATacactgcagctgtggaggcCAAGCAAGTGG cccagcaggaagcACAGCGTGCACAGTTTCTGGTGGAGAAGGCCAAGCaggaacagaagcagaagaTTGTTCAGGCCGAAGGGGAAGCCACAGCTGCCAAGATG CTGGGTGAAGCCCTCAGCAGGAACCCAGGCTACATCAAGCTGCGCAAGATCCGAGCTGCTCAAAACATCTCCAAAACG ATTGCTGGCTCTCAGAACCGTGTGTACCTCACAGCAGACAACTTGGTACTGAACCTGCAGGATGAGGGCTTCACCAG TGACAGTCTGCTACTCAAACAAGGGAAGAAATGA